Proteins from a genomic interval of Marispirochaeta aestuarii:
- a CDS encoding ABC transporter substrate-binding protein — MKRTLVVLFVAVSTLAAFAGGGGESSEKPEAVTVVLDWTINTNHTGLYVARDLGFFEEEGLDVSIEFPPETGAAGLVLSGKAEFAVSYQEEVTYARAAGNALKAVAAVIQHNTSGFASRSAEDIRRPRDFEGKAYGGWGSPIEEAMVRALVEGDGGDFSKVKIVPIGSMDFFAATAGDIDFVWIFRGWDGIAAELKGIDINYIPLATEAVLDYYTPVLIARDGLLQENPELVRAFISGAARGYRYAVENPEEAADILLEAAPELDRELVVASQRYLAGEYTAGAPCWGEMKLEVWERYAEWLKENGLLEGEFVPEAAFTNEFLPR, encoded by the coding sequence ATGAAACGAACACTTGTTGTTTTATTTGTTGCTGTATCGACCCTGGCGGCCTTTGCCGGAGGAGGCGGAGAATCGTCGGAAAAACCCGAAGCGGTAACGGTGGTCCTGGACTGGACCATCAATACAAACCATACCGGCCTGTATGTCGCCCGGGATCTGGGCTTCTTTGAGGAGGAGGGCCTGGATGTCTCCATCGAGTTCCCCCCCGAGACCGGGGCCGCCGGACTCGTTCTGTCGGGGAAGGCCGAGTTCGCCGTGAGTTACCAGGAGGAGGTTACCTACGCCCGGGCCGCGGGTAACGCACTTAAGGCTGTGGCTGCGGTTATCCAGCACAACACCTCCGGATTCGCCTCCCGCAGCGCCGAGGATATCCGCCGTCCCAGGGATTTCGAGGGCAAGGCCTACGGCGGCTGGGGATCACCCATCGAGGAAGCCATGGTCAGGGCCCTGGTGGAAGGAGACGGCGGGGATTTTTCAAAGGTAAAGATCGTTCCCATAGGATCGATGGACTTTTTCGCCGCCACTGCGGGGGACATTGATTTTGTCTGGATTTTCCGTGGCTGGGACGGCATTGCCGCGGAGCTTAAAGGGATCGATATCAACTATATTCCCCTGGCCACCGAGGCGGTACTGGATTACTACACCCCCGTCCTCATTGCCCGGGACGGCCTGCTCCAGGAAAATCCCGAGCTGGTTCGCGCCTTTATATCAGGAGCAGCCCGGGGGTACCGCTATGCCGTCGAAAACCCGGAAGAGGCTGCGGATATCCTCCTCGAAGCAGCACCGGAACTGGATCGCGAACTGGTTGTGGCGAGCCAGCGTTACCTGGCCGGGGAGTACACGGCCGGGGCGCCCTGCTGGGGAGAGATGAAGCTGGAAGTCTGGGAGCGTTATGCCGAATGGCTTAAGGAGAATGGTCTTCTGGAAGGCGAATTTGTTCCGGAGGCGGCCTTTACCAATGAATTCCTCCCCCGTTAA
- a CDS encoding ABC transporter permease, with the protein MRRSASIVTNRIRDRLPSMAAGLLFILLWEAFCRLLGLAEYILPAPSAITAALVRQFDLMLPHIGVTLFTAMSGFILSLLVAAFFSLIMDLFPVLRRALYPYIVVSQTVPIIFIYPLFLIWFGFGLTAKVVVVVLVCFFPVAVSLIDGLQNTDPDLIDLFRGMRAKPLQIFLQVRLPGALPNLFSGLRIAATYSVMGAVIGEWLGAQTGMGVYMMRSYKTFNTPRVFAAILVVVIVSLMVFAAVSLAERFFLSWKYANLRSKS; encoded by the coding sequence ATGAGAAGATCGGCAAGTATCGTGACCAATAGAATCAGGGACCGGCTGCCCTCAATGGCAGCGGGCCTGCTTTTTATTCTGCTGTGGGAAGCCTTCTGCAGACTGCTGGGGCTGGCGGAATACATTCTGCCTGCGCCCTCGGCGATTACTGCAGCCCTGGTCCGGCAGTTTGATCTTATGCTGCCCCACATCGGGGTAACCCTTTTTACAGCCATGAGCGGATTTATCCTTTCTCTGCTGGTGGCGGCCTTCTTTTCCCTTATCATGGACCTCTTCCCGGTCCTGCGAAGGGCTCTGTATCCCTATATTGTGGTTTCCCAGACGGTACCGATCATTTTTATCTATCCTCTTTTTCTGATCTGGTTCGGCTTTGGCCTCACCGCCAAGGTTGTGGTGGTTGTTCTTGTCTGTTTTTTTCCGGTGGCCGTAAGTCTTATAGACGGACTGCAGAATACCGATCCCGACCTTATCGATCTGTTCCGGGGAATGAGGGCAAAACCCCTGCAGATATTTCTGCAGGTGAGGCTCCCGGGAGCTCTGCCGAACCTCTTTTCCGGGCTGCGGATTGCAGCTACCTACAGCGTGATGGGAGCTGTTATCGGAGAATGGCTTGGCGCCCAGACGGGCATGGGGGTCTATATGATGCGTTCATATAAAACCTTCAACACCCCCCGGGTCTTCGCCGCCATTCTCGTCGTCGTCATAGTCAGCCTCATGGTGTTTGCCGCCGTGTCGCTGGCAGAGCGTTTTTTTCTTTCCTGGAAGTATGCAAACCTGAGGAGTAAATCATGA
- a CDS encoding thiamine-binding protein, with product MPAMHLSLQILPRVPDERLYPTVDKVIEMIRASGLPHIIGPMETTIEGEMDQLFDLVKEAHRICLAEGASRVGAVIKTDMKPGGLSFNEKIGKYRDQ from the coding sequence ATGCCCGCCATGCATCTGAGTCTTCAAATACTGCCACGAGTCCCCGACGAACGGCTTTATCCAACGGTGGATAAAGTAATAGAGATGATCCGTGCCTCGGGCCTTCCCCATATTATAGGTCCCATGGAGACGACCATCGAGGGGGAGATGGACCAGCTTTTCGATCTGGTCAAAGAGGCTCATCGTATCTGCCTCGCCGAAGGGGCCAGCCGGGTCGGCGCTGTCATCAAGACGGACATGAAACCCGGGGGGCTGAGTTTCAATGAGAAGATCGGCAAGTATCGTGACCAATAG
- a CDS encoding radical SAM protein, with amino-acid sequence MRISSLFSGGLISNYNCSAACRHCLYRSSPRRDASYIDPEFARSLLHRARSLGCRGMHIGGGEPFLRFRDLLDTVGVFRDAGMRLDYLETNASWFTDKASAIEKLSRLAAAGCDTVMVSICPFHIEFIPLYKPEGVIEACKSAGMNFFIWQEQYYRELSSLDHGRTHTREELEAAFGPDYLLRAAGRFGLTMNGRALESFKPFFRHSSAEEICAANPGACTEAGETSHFHMDLYGNYIPPGCVGFTIDHEDLGSELDPERYPLFLMMLSEGISALYEQARRDSGFIPDPEGYISKCDLCQEIRTWMSKMTFSGELGPAEFYSPAH; translated from the coding sequence ATGCGGATTTCATCCCTTTTTTCCGGCGGTTTGATAAGCAACTACAACTGTTCCGCCGCCTGCAGGCACTGTCTCTACAGATCATCCCCCCGCCGGGATGCCTCCTATATCGACCCTGAATTCGCGCGCAGTCTGTTGCATAGAGCACGGTCTCTCGGCTGCAGGGGCATGCATATCGGCGGGGGAGAACCCTTCCTTCGATTCAGGGATTTGCTGGATACCGTCGGGGTTTTCCGGGATGCGGGTATGCGGCTTGATTATCTGGAAACCAACGCTTCCTGGTTTACCGATAAAGCTTCGGCGATCGAGAAGCTTTCCCGCCTGGCTGCGGCGGGCTGCGATACCGTCATGGTATCGATTTGTCCCTTTCACATTGAGTTCATCCCTCTGTATAAGCCCGAAGGTGTGATTGAGGCCTGTAAGTCTGCGGGGATGAACTTCTTCATCTGGCAGGAACAGTATTACCGGGAGCTTTCCTCCCTGGACCATGGAAGGACGCATACCAGGGAGGAACTGGAAGCTGCATTCGGACCTGATTACCTGCTGAGAGCGGCGGGGCGTTTCGGATTGACCATGAACGGCAGGGCCCTGGAAAGTTTCAAGCCCTTTTTTCGGCACTCCTCGGCGGAAGAAATTTGCGCTGCAAATCCCGGTGCATGCACCGAAGCGGGTGAGACCTCCCACTTCCATATGGACCTCTACGGGAATTACATCCCTCCCGGATGCGTTGGATTCACCATTGATCATGAAGATCTGGGAAGCGAGCTCGATCCGGAGCGCTATCCGCTGTTTCTGATGATGCTCAGCGAAGGCATATCCGCGCTGTATGAACAGGCTCGTCGGGATTCGGGTTTTATCCCGGACCCGGAAGGGTATATCTCCAAATGCGACCTGTGTCAGGAAATACGTACCTGGATGTCAAAAATGACGTTTTCAGGGGAACTGGGTCCCGCAGAGTTCTACAGCCCGGCGCACTGA
- a CDS encoding ABC transporter ATP-binding protein, translating to MNSSPVKHQSSLGTESIIRLSEVVKGFAGLDVIDGISLSLKRGEVLALLGPSGCGKSTLMHLVAGLDHPDSGEIVIGGELVNGETGRVGYMHQKDLLLPWKRVMANVTIPLRLKGMSKAEAERIAAPLFGPFGLEGFEEYYPSQLSGGMRQRAALMRTYLYRRDIMLLDEPFGALDAITRERLQDWLSGLISALNTTVLMVTHDIDEAILIADRVMVMSEKPSRILEEEEIPLPRPRSREMVMEDDFLRVKRRIYSILRSGGA from the coding sequence ATGAATTCCTCCCCCGTTAAGCACCAGTCCTCTCTGGGCACAGAATCCATAATCCGTCTCTCGGAGGTGGTGAAAGGCTTTGCCGGTCTTGATGTAATCGACGGGATTTCCCTCTCCCTGAAACGGGGAGAGGTCCTGGCCCTTCTCGGGCCCTCCGGCTGCGGGAAGAGCACCCTGATGCATCTGGTCGCCGGACTGGATCATCCCGATTCCGGAGAGATCGTCATCGGTGGGGAGCTGGTGAACGGCGAAACCGGACGGGTAGGCTACATGCACCAGAAGGATCTGCTCCTTCCATGGAAGCGTGTCATGGCGAATGTGACAATACCCTTGCGGCTGAAGGGTATGTCGAAGGCGGAGGCGGAAAGGATCGCCGCGCCCCTCTTCGGCCCCTTCGGACTGGAAGGTTTCGAGGAGTATTACCCTTCTCAGCTTTCAGGCGGGATGCGTCAGCGGGCGGCTCTTATGCGGACCTATCTGTACCGCCGGGACATCATGCTTCTGGATGAGCCCTTCGGCGCCCTGGATGCCATTACCAGGGAACGCCTGCAGGACTGGCTTTCCGGACTTATTTCCGCCCTGAATACCACGGTCCTTATGGTCACCCACGATATAGACGAGGCCATCCTGATCGCCGACCGGGTCATGGTAATGAGCGAAAAACCCTCCCGCATTCTCGAGGAGGAGGAAATCCCTCTTCCCCGTCCGCGGAGCCGGGAGATGGTTATGGAGGATGATTTTCTGCGGGTAAAGCGCCGGATTTACAGTATTCTGCGTTCCGGAGGTGCCTAG
- a CDS encoding serine protease family protein, producing MNNLNSKSRINRYRPLYVSILMLMVISCRHFPIRETTISPDALEEYRTNLLQWNSIASTDKDLNPVSPLPVEHYEVPIEALHTLNGLFFIGFSVVSDAEAAETGIEANHHQPGTAPRLKGVRRVFIIFDVPEKPEQEDPGIAGVLLDGNGWVLTVAHPFSNPSLANLPLYARIGEDSSWYSADHRMTARSSNLALVHFALKGKNLMAPAFAQAKQGSPAFIGYKGTEEKILIEKTEETLQLGDSLVFRANLVSRSIEHRDSLISGLPLVNQEGEILGLYYYQSLDGRFSGYAGWKELPGLIDSMIHLLHRELLSELRRTNS from the coding sequence ATGAATAATCTGAATAGTAAATCCCGTATAAATAGGTACAGACCGCTGTATGTTTCCATTCTGATGCTGATGGTTATCTCCTGCCGGCATTTTCCGATAAGGGAAACAACTATTTCTCCTGATGCCCTGGAAGAGTACAGAACTAATCTGCTCCAGTGGAACAGCATAGCCTCTACCGATAAGGATCTGAATCCGGTTTCACCCCTGCCTGTTGAGCATTACGAGGTTCCCATTGAAGCGCTGCATACGCTGAATGGGCTTTTTTTCATCGGGTTCAGTGTCGTATCTGATGCAGAGGCTGCTGAAACCGGCATAGAGGCCAATCATCATCAGCCCGGCACCGCCCCCCGTCTCAAGGGTGTGCGCAGGGTTTTCATTATCTTCGACGTTCCGGAAAAACCTGAACAGGAAGATCCCGGAATTGCCGGGGTGCTTCTGGACGGGAACGGCTGGGTACTCACCGTGGCTCATCCCTTCTCCAATCCCTCCCTGGCGAATCTTCCGTTGTACGCCCGAATCGGGGAGGATTCCTCCTGGTATAGCGCTGATCACCGCATGACAGCCCGGTCCAGCAATCTCGCCCTGGTCCACTTTGCCCTGAAGGGGAAGAATCTCATGGCCCCGGCCTTCGCCCAGGCGAAACAGGGGAGTCCGGCATTCATCGGGTATAAGGGAACAGAGGAGAAAATCCTGATTGAGAAAACAGAGGAGACCCTCCAACTGGGAGATTCCCTTGTATTCAGGGCGAACCTTGTTTCCAGATCCATCGAGCACAGGGATTCTCTGATCAGCGGACTTCCCCTTGTAAATCAGGAGGGGGAAATTCTGGGGCTCTACTATTACCAGTCCCTGGACGGCAGGTTCAGCGGCTACGCCGGCTGGAAGGAATTACCCGGCCTGATTGATTCCATGATTCATCTGCTGCACCGGGAATTACTTTCAGAACTTCGCCGGACAAATTCCTGA
- a CDS encoding ABC transporter substrate-binding protein encodes MSRYGRYLIILLIFSALAGCSRDRTGSETPLQIYSRLWTPLREQTFIREELKRFYSETGIETELLLYTDTDMDRMAESGELSEADLIIFYGNRLASLADAIDFVDLREQSKLFEDRTFLFKHLGTERKDTWEYFLPLGADVYLLIASREAASARPVGADGENITWPQVAEWIQRASRQQGRGLLAVTGVPNKSLVYFMAGPILSYGGGFPDLTSEAALEALRLLQGMRWVFHPLIENFDTVIDPLVDGSAWFAFAHCAHAGSILQESPGNFDVYPAPSGPAGMGSVSGFSAVGIPGGTKNAKAALALVEYLTRPEVQARISKGVGGFIPTVLEASDYLGEEPLARVIRYGLHVLDSGRTREIPLEYGEWGNVKHVYESVFFSTVLSGRNISVDSLKWAQTELDKLKTSQ; translated from the coding sequence TTGTCCAGATACGGCCGGTACTTAATCATTCTTCTCATATTTTCTGCCCTGGCAGGATGTTCCCGGGACCGGACAGGCTCGGAAACTCCCCTGCAGATCTATTCCAGGCTCTGGACTCCCCTGAGGGAACAGACCTTCATTCGGGAAGAACTGAAGCGTTTCTATTCCGAGACCGGAATCGAAACTGAGCTTCTGCTGTATACGGATACGGATATGGACAGGATGGCGGAGAGCGGAGAATTATCCGAGGCCGACCTCATTATTTTCTACGGCAACAGACTCGCTTCCCTTGCAGATGCCATCGATTTTGTCGATTTACGGGAGCAGTCAAAGTTATTCGAGGATCGCACCTTTCTGTTCAAGCATCTGGGAACCGAAAGGAAGGATACCTGGGAGTACTTTCTTCCCCTGGGTGCGGATGTATATCTGCTGATTGCTTCCAGAGAGGCGGCTTCCGCCAGACCTGTCGGGGCGGATGGCGAAAACATTACCTGGCCCCAGGTGGCGGAGTGGATCCAGAGAGCATCCCGACAGCAGGGCAGGGGACTGCTGGCGGTAACCGGGGTACCGAACAAGAGCCTTGTTTATTTTATGGCAGGTCCGATTCTCTCCTATGGCGGAGGTTTCCCTGATCTGACCTCCGAAGCTGCCCTCGAGGCGCTGCGTCTGCTGCAGGGAATGCGCTGGGTGTTTCATCCGCTGATAGAGAACTTTGATACGGTAATCGATCCCCTTGTAGATGGGAGTGCCTGGTTTGCCTTTGCCCATTGCGCCCATGCGGGAAGTATTCTCCAGGAGTCCCCGGGCAATTTTGATGTTTACCCCGCTCCTTCCGGGCCGGCGGGGATGGGTTCCGTATCGGGATTCAGTGCGGTGGGAATTCCCGGGGGAACAAAAAATGCAAAAGCCGCCCTGGCCCTTGTCGAGTATCTGACCCGGCCCGAGGTCCAGGCCCGCATTTCCAAGGGGGTCGGGGGATTCATTCCCACGGTCCTGGAAGCTTCCGACTACCTTGGAGAAGAACCCCTGGCCCGGGTTATACGTTACGGCCTGCATGTACTGGATTCCGGAAGAACCCGGGAGATTCCCCTCGAGTACGGCGAGTGGGGGAACGTCAAGCATGTATATGAAAGTGTTTTTTTCTCCACGGTATTATCCGGCAGAAATATTTCAGTCGATTCGCTGAAATGGGCCCAGACGGAGCTCGATAAGCTGAAAACCTCCCAATGA
- a CDS encoding MinD/ParA family ATP-binding protein — MRKRSVAVGSGKGGVGKTTTAVNLAIYYAKQGYATALIDLDPLSNAATLLDVEDGYNDAGLDPEASLDAFILPIFDNLDLLFPGKKTGPRDSRIIRELLFETFSAALTSAYDLLIFDLPAGLDEEENLAFLPHIDNLIVVTNPEPTAHVAAGAYIRAALAKAPDINLYVWHNRFSPPRGGGIVSRDVIGTYNRNMPAEERLDEKLKESIQGIAFVPEDPALDLLQGTPSAIMNIHRSLLSVVGQLIEERTELLVRPLPFSKGMRRLLSFYLSGSRQEKEEDFLAGFGEYVSGLLNSAFNRESGGTETFTEQERSVLAETFRMVRKDPSLVHMRRVRVLLEAKIEALEDETKLFSKGVHIDHDKNIDRETGLLLRSIQQSAAVKELRLNAGILLFYFALYKLLQSPTIVRLLNDFIPFREGSRGEPIRDRRSQITNLIHSSEEYNRRYFGLIKTIFPVVGKQIEAVTRAFGLHSLLLRDPESRKVRSDLYAKLLSNFIHDTLYSGLSVVVGFEYRSAAISFQEGADFLGEALLPSKQKSA; from the coding sequence ATGCGCAAACGATCTGTGGCTGTCGGCTCGGGAAAAGGCGGAGTCGGAAAAACAACTACAGCTGTCAATCTGGCCATTTACTATGCGAAGCAGGGCTATGCCACGGCTCTGATAGACCTGGATCCCCTCTCCAATGCCGCTACACTGCTGGATGTGGAGGACGGATACAATGACGCGGGCCTTGATCCGGAGGCCTCCCTGGACGCCTTCATTCTTCCCATATTCGACAACCTGGACCTTCTCTTTCCCGGAAAAAAAACCGGCCCCCGGGATTCCCGTATTATCAGAGAACTCCTTTTTGAAACCTTCTCCGCAGCCCTGACTTCAGCCTATGACCTTCTGATCTTCGACCTGCCCGCAGGCCTCGATGAAGAGGAAAACCTCGCATTTCTGCCCCACATCGACAACCTGATTGTGGTAACAAACCCGGAACCCACCGCCCACGTTGCGGCGGGGGCCTATATCAGGGCAGCCCTGGCCAAGGCGCCGGATATAAACCTGTATGTGTGGCACAACCGCTTTTCTCCACCCAGGGGGGGAGGCATAGTATCCCGGGACGTCATCGGAACCTACAACCGGAACATGCCCGCGGAAGAGCGGCTGGATGAAAAACTGAAAGAGTCGATTCAGGGGATAGCCTTTGTTCCCGAAGACCCGGCTCTTGACCTGCTGCAGGGGACCCCTTCGGCGATCATGAATATTCACAGGTCACTGCTCAGTGTTGTGGGGCAGCTTATCGAGGAACGGACGGAGCTGCTGGTTCGCCCCCTGCCCTTCAGCAAAGGCATGCGCCGCCTGCTCAGCTTTTACCTTTCAGGCAGCCGTCAGGAAAAGGAAGAGGATTTTCTTGCAGGGTTCGGAGAGTATGTCTCCGGGCTTCTCAACTCCGCTTTCAACAGGGAAAGCGGCGGAACCGAAACCTTCACGGAACAGGAGCGCAGCGTCCTGGCCGAGACCTTTCGGATGGTGCGGAAGGACCCCTCCCTGGTCCACATGCGGCGGGTGCGGGTTCTGCTGGAAGCCAAGATCGAGGCCCTGGAGGATGAGACAAAACTCTTCTCCAAGGGAGTCCATATCGATCATGATAAAAACATCGACCGGGAAACCGGACTTCTTCTGCGCAGCATCCAGCAATCCGCCGCTGTAAAAGAGCTTCGTCTCAACGCGGGGATACTGCTCTTCTATTTCGCCCTCTACAAGCTTCTGCAGTCGCCCACAATCGTCCGCCTCCTCAACGATTTTATCCCCTTCAGGGAAGGGTCCAGGGGAGAACCGATACGGGACCGCAGGAGTCAGATTACCAACCTGATCCACAGCAGCGAAGAGTACAACCGCCGCTATTTCGGCCTTATCAAGACGATCTTCCCGGTTGTGGGAAAGCAGATAGAAGCGGTCACCCGGGCCTTCGGGCTTCACAGCCTCCTGTTGCGGGACCCGGAGAGCAGAAAGGTAAGAAGCGATCTCTACGCGAAGCTGCTGAGCAACTTTATTCACGACACCCTCTACTCGGGTCTTTCCGTGGTGGTGGGATTCGAGTACCGCAGCGCGGCCATCTCGTTTCAGGAAGGGGCCGATTTTCTGGGGGAGGCCCTTCTTCCCTCGAAACAGAAGAGCGCCTAG